Sequence from the Catenuloplanes indicus genome:
TGCGCGAACATCGCGACACCGATCCCGATGAACACCAGACCGCCGAGCACCATGAACACGATCGCGCCGGTCCCCACCCGCTTCTCACCAGTCATACCGTCGATGATCGGGGACGGCTGCCACTCCGGTCTCAGCGGACCTGGCGGGCGGTGAACTGCATGCGCGGCGTGGCGTAGAAGTCCTGCGCCTCGATCAGCTGGAGCTCGCGTTCGCCGGACCGGTAGGTGGTCTCGATCAGGTCGAAGACGCTGGAGGCGGTGCGTTCCAGCGACACCGCGGCGTCCCGGGTGGCGACGTAGTGCGCGGTGAACAGCGCGGCCGTCACGTCGCCGGAACCGTTGGCCTTGAACGGCAGGTGCGGGGTGGTCACCAGCCAGGCGCCGGTGTCGTCGACGACCAGCATCTCGATGGTGCCCTCGGCCCGGTCCGGGCGCTCCACGCTGGTGACCAGCACGGTGGACGGGCCCATGGCGCGGGCCAGGTCGGCCGAGGCCAGCGTGGACTCGACGCTCGCCGGGTCGGTACCGGTCAGGAAGCCGAGCTCGAACTGGTTCGGCGTGATGATGTCGGCGACCGGTACCACCCGGTCGCGCAGCAGCGCGGGGATCTCCGGCGCGACGAAGCACCCCGACTTGGCGTTGCCCATGACCGGGTCGCAGGCGTAGAGCGCGGCCGGGTTCGCGGCCTTCACCCGGCGCACGGCGTCGACGATGACGTCACCGATGCCGACGCCGCCCTGGTAGCCGGAGAGCACGGCGTCGATCCGCGGGAAGATGCCGCGCTCCTCCACGCCGAGAATGATCTCGGCCACGTCCGCCGGTGCGATGAGCGGCCCGCGCCAGGCGCCGTACCCGGTGTGGTTGGAGAAGTTCACCGTCGGCACCGGGACGACCTCGACACCGATGCGCTGCAACGGGAACACCGCCGCGGAGTTGCCGACGTGGCCGTGGGCGACCGCCGACTGGATGGACATGACTCGCATAGCCGCAGCTTAGTTCGCCCTCCACGACCACGGCGCCGCCCGGTGCGTCTACCGTTTCCCCAGCGCGATCACCATCACCGGAAGGAACCGTCGCCGTGCCCGCATCCGCCCAGAGCTACCTGACGACCATCGAGACCAGGACCGGCCGTACGCCGCGCCAGTTGCTCGACGACCTCGACGCCGCCGGCCTCGGCGGGCCGGACACCAAGGCCGGCGAGATCGTCGCCTGGCTCAAGTCCGAGCATGGGCTGGGCCACGGCCACGCGATGACGATGGCACAGGTATCCCGGCACCGGGAGTCCGTCGACATCAGGAACGAGGGCACCACGCCGCCCCCGCCGGGCAGCATCGGGCGCCTCTGGCTCGACGGCAAGGACACCGACCCGGGTAACCAGTGACCGGCCGGCCGGGCACCCGGGTGCCGGTCATGCCCGGGCGGCGTGCTCCGGTGCGTCCGGGTCGCCCTCGAGCCAGCTGACGTGCTGGGTGACGCGGGAGATCCGCCAGCCGTCCGCGGTACGTACCACCGCGTGCTCGTAGGAGCCGCGCATCAGGTAGCGGCCGCCGCCGGCCAGGTGGTGCTGGGCGTACATGTACGAGTGGCAGACCGCGGTGTCCGGGTCGGTCTCGTCGAAGACGACCCGGTGGTTCGGGCTGATGTGCTGGCGGGCGGTCCAGCGCTCGAGCGCGCCGGACGCGAACCCGACGAAGTCGGCGCGGGGAAGGTCGGCCGCCGGCATGCCCGCCGCGGAGAAGTCGATGTGGACCGGGTCGGTCAGGATCGCGGCGAAGCCGGCCCAGTCCGCGTCGTCGATGGCGACGGCGTACGCCCGATCCGGGTGCGCTACGAACTCACCGCGCGCGGCGCCGCGATCCGCCCGGCGCTCGGCGAGCTGGCCCGCTGGGCGCAGGAGCACCGGGAGCCGGTGACCGGGCCGGAAGGTGCCACACCCTGACACCATTCACGGGGAGCCTCGTCGAGGTGCGCGGTCACGCCGCGCACCTCGACGACCGAAAGGCACTCCTGTGCGTATGCGCACCCTCGGCGGCACCGGCATCCAGGTCAGCCCGTTCTGCCTGGGCACCATGAAGTTCGGCCCGTACGGCAATCCCGACCCGGCACGTCCGGCCTCCCGGCCACGGAGATCGTCGAGGCGCAGTGGCTGGCCGAGCGCCGCGGGCTGGCCCGGTTCCGC
This genomic interval carries:
- a CDS encoding DUF4287 domain-containing protein, whose protein sequence is MPASAQSYLTTIETRTGRTPRQLLDDLDAAGLGGPDTKAGEIVAWLKSEHGLGHGHAMTMAQVSRHRESVDIRNEGTTPPPPGSIGRLWLDGKDTDPGNQ
- the pdxY gene encoding pyridoxal kinase PdxY, which produces MRVMSIQSAVAHGHVGNSAAVFPLQRIGVEVVPVPTVNFSNHTGYGAWRGPLIAPADVAEIILGVEERGIFPRIDAVLSGYQGGVGIGDVIVDAVRRVKAANPAALYACDPVMGNAKSGCFVAPEIPALLRDRVVPVADIITPNQFELGFLTGTDPASVESTLASADLARAMGPSTVLVTSVERPDRAEGTIEMLVVDDTGAWLVTTPHLPFKANGSGDVTAALFTAHYVATRDAAVSLERTASSVFDLIETTYRSGERELQLIEAQDFYATPRMQFTARQVR
- a CDS encoding nuclear transport factor 2 family protein, with the translated sequence MRPAGQLAERRADRGAARGEFVAHPDRAYAVAIDDADWAGFAAILTDPVHIDFSAAGMPAADLPRADFVGFASGALERWTARQHISPNHRVVFDETDPDTAVCHSYMYAQHHLAGGGRYLMRGSYEHAVVRTADGWRISRVTQHVSWLEGDPDAPEHAARA